Part of the Bacillus sp. N1-1 genome, TAAATCGTTTTCGAAACGATCAAATTCAACTTTTGTTAACGACTGACCTTGCTGCAAGAGGTTTGGATATTGATAACATTACCCATGTATTCCACTACGATTTATCTGAGGACGTAAGAACTTATCTTCATCGTTCAGGAAGAACAGGACGAATGGGGAAAGAAGGATCCGTTGTCACTCTACTACTTCCTGGTGAAGAGAAATACCTTGAGAAAATCACCCAAAAACTAGATCTTGAATTAACAAGAAAGAATGCGCCAGCTCCTAAATCTCGAAAGCGTAAATAACGCTTTACTACGTAATCTAAAAAAGCTGCTCTTCATCACTTATTGATGAAGAGCAGCTTTTTGAATACAAAGTTTCTCAATCTCCATTAAACATATCAAAGAGTCCTTTTGCCATACTACCTTCCCCTTTACTACCACCTGGCGTTTGTGGCATTGCAGCAAACACGCGACTTGCTAAGCGACTAAACGGAAGCGATTGAACCCAAACCGTTCCTGGGCCTCTAAGGGTTGCAAAAAACAACCCCTCTCCACCAAACAAAGCCGTTTTCACACCTTTTACAAATTCAATGTTATAATCCACATCGCCTGTCATGGCTACTAAACACCCAGTATCAAGGCGGAGCGTTTCACCTGGTTGAAGTACTTTTTTATGTATCGTCCCCCCAGCATGAACGAATGCTAAACCGTCTCCTTCAAGCTTTTGCATAATAAACCCTTCTCCGCCAAAGAAACCTGTGCCTAGCTTCCTTTGAAGTTCAATTCCTACCGATACCCCATTCGCTGCAGCAAGAAAAGCATCTTTTTGGCAAATGATTTTCCCTTCCCATTCACTTAAATCCATCGGAATGATTTTTCCCGGATAAGGCGAAGCAAAAGATACGTGTTTTTTAACTTTTCCTTCATTCGTAAAAGCCGTCATAAAGAGACTCTCGCCTGTAAGTACTCGTTTACCTGCACTAAACAACTTACCTACTAAGCCACTCTGTCGTTCACTTCCATCGCCAAAAATTGTTTCCATTTCAATATGATCTTCCATCATCATAAGACTTCCCGCTTCGGCTACAACCGTCTCTCCTGGATCTAATTCTACTTCCACAAACTGCATATCATCCCCGTATAACTTAAAGTCAATTTCGTGATTGTTCATTTCATAATCCCCCTTTTTAATCATTGATTAAGATACGGATTGCGACTAAGTAGGTTTCAAAATTGATAGAAAAAAACCTGCTTTCTGAAGAAAGCAGGGGAAACAATTATTTGGTTCGTGCCATTTCTTTTGTATCAAGTGGAACAACGCGTTTAACGGTTCGACACACTTCTTCTATATCAAACGGTTTTGCAAAATGAGTGATCGCACCAAGCTTCATAAATTCTTGTACAAGCTGTAACTCACCATAAGCCGTCATAAAGATAACATTAACTTCTTCATTAAACTTTTTCAGGTTTTTAAATACTTCCAATCCGTCCATACCGGGCATTTTCAAATCGAGGATTACAAGATCGGGACATTCCTGTTTCACAAGCTCAATGGCTGTCATACCGTTCGCAGCTTGGAGCGTTTGGTACCCTTCTTTTTTAAATAGTTCGCTTAATAACACGCGAATGCCATACTGGTCGTCCACAATTAATATTTTCTTCATCGTATGCCCACCTTTTTTGCGATATAGTCTCATATCATGCGACTTCTTATCATTATTGTGCACCATCTAATCCCGAAAGAAAATAACTTCGTCGAAACTAGTCATGAGATTACAAATCTCGCACATTTTCGCCTCTCGAACCGTTCATTATTAAGAAATGTAAGCGTTTAATCGAAAACACAGGTTCTTTTTTACCATTTTATAACTTTTTCACTCTTAAGTCGTTTTATCTTTTAAAAGTGGGGAAATGATAACTAGATTAAAATTAGGAGGGTTAAATAAATGACTGGTCCCACGATTCAGACCATTAAAGAAATCGAGAACAAAGCGAAGAAAGAACAACTTGAAGCGTCCAAAGCTAGAAGCGTTGTCCGAGAAGCTACAAAAGTTAACTCGATCCACCCGTCCTAATTTCATATTCAGACAAAAGTAAAAGCAGGGGAATCACCCTCTGCTTTTTCAAAAAAACCGCCAAACGGCGGTTTTTTATTTTGAATCTTTATTATATGTTCTCTTCAGCTCCAATTCAGCAGCTTCGTCAAGGGTTTCAGGATGATCTGGATCTCTTTCAAGCGTACGTTCAACATCACGTTGAATCACATCGTCAAATGTTTCTGCACCTTCTGTTTCGACAATGATCTTTTCGATATCCTTATTCACCACTGTTGAAGTTGGCACTTCTGTCTCGTCAAGCTCTGCTGCTCGTTTGATCGAATATCCACTCACAAGTGCTTCTTCTTCTGGTTGTTCTGCTTGGTTTGAATCACTTTTACGATTCTTTACTTTGCTTACAATATCATTCGACTTTGTTTTGACCGATTGTGCAAAAGCAGTCGATTTGTATTTCACATTACTAGATACTTCAACACTTTTGTCTTTCGCTTTGGTAACGCCGCCGCTAATATCATTCCTTAAGTCTTTCCCTGCTTTAGGAGCTAGCAATACGCCTGCAGCAGCTCCTACGACACTACCAGCTAAAGCAGCAATCGCTGGACCTTTAAACTGACTCTCTGACTTGATCGGATCTGAAGAATCAATACGGATCACTTCTCTTGTTGAGGATGAATAACCCTCTGGTGCTGGTTCGTGTTCAACTTTCACATCATGGCTTGATTTAGAATCTTTCATCTTTATCCTTCCTCCTTAACAGCTTGTATGTTTGATTTTTTGATGCGATACTTCTCCCACATCGTCAGAGCAGTACTTCCCCAATTCGCCGCCTCAGCTGCTTTTCCCTGCCTAGCTTCGACGCCTTTCTCAACTGATTTACTTAATTTAGAAAACGAACGGGTTAAATTTTGTAGAGATGCACCTGTTTCTTGGACTGATTTGAAAACGGGTGAGAATTGACCAACTTTCGACTGCACTTCATCTGCAAGTACATTCGTTTTGTGCAACATCATCGTTGTTTCTTTTGATAATCCATCAATCTGCCCCTGCAGAGAATCAATCATTTCTGCCGTGTTAGAAAGTGTTTTTTCGGTTGACCTTAACACTTTAATTAAAAAGATACTAAGCACTGCGAATGCAATCGCGATAAGAGCCACTGCTAAATAAAGAATGAGTTCCATTACTATACCTCCTACTCCTATTTGAATATAATTACCAATACCCCGAAGTAGGAATTGTAATCATGAAATTCATATGACAAACGTTTCACTAATCCCTAAAAACCATTTCAATCATTTCATTTAGCTTAGAAAACAAAGGGAATTCCGCTTCTTTTGCTGAAAGACCAGCTAACAAACTTAGATAGATCGATTCATAATACCAGCGTTGCATTTCTTTTCCACGATTAAATCGCTCCCAGATTCGTTCACCTTCTGTCTCGTAATCGTAGTTGATCGTAGTTAAGTTATGGAGTTTATCTGCACAAGCAATTTGCTTCACATGAAACGAAGCTGTCCTTAACGTGTCTATTGTGTGACTCTTTCTTTTTTCCCAACTGAGACTTTTATCAGGCTCTGAGCACCCTTCAACTAAATCTCCAATGATTTCACCGAACTCTTCTTTAACGTTTTCATAAGTTATGGAAGTATCTTCCACTACATCATGGAGTATTCCCGCTGCAATCGCTTCTTCTGAGGCGCCTGCCTCTAATAAATAGAACCCTACTGTTACAGGATGAGAAAAGTATGGCAACGTTGAGCCTTTTCTATATTGACCATCATGAGCGACTGCAGAAAATTCAACGGCTTTTTCAATTATTTTCATATACAATCTCCTATTCCTGATTTCTCTTTAAGGAAAAATGACGTCTATACGTCACCATTCGCCATAACCATTCAATCGGACCGTAACGATATTTCAAAAGCCACCATCGACTAAAAGCGATCTGCAACAAGAAAATGCCTAGTAATAATAGAATGCCTGTCCTAACCTCAATTTCTCCATATAAACTCAGACCATAGCTATAAAAAATGAGCGTGCTTACAATTGACTGGAACAAGTAATTTGTTAGCGCCATTTTCCCAACCCACTCAAGGGGCTTTAGCGTTTTTCCCGAATAGTAAATGAGAGCAATAGCCGACATATAAAAAAGAGAAACAAGCGGTCCACCAAGACTATCTTGAAGATGAGAAAATGCATAAGAATCAAACACAAAAGGCGAAATCTTTACAATAAAGCCGATTGCTCCAATAAAAAACAATTTTCTCACAAGTAACAAATTGTTCTGTTTCCCATTAAACCACCCTTCTTTCGCAAAAGCGGCACCTATTAGAAAGTAAGGGAAAATCGAAAATAAGAGAAACACACCATTTATCCCACCATTCACATAAGTCCAATCACTCAAGCGTTGATTTAAAATTTCCATATAGCTACCTGATCCATAAATGAGAAGTGACTGTTGTATCGCTTCAGGATTATGCGAAGTAAACTCATCTCCGTTAAATGGCAATAGTAATAAAAAGAAAACAAGGGCATAAAACAGCCACATACCAATCCCGATTTGTAACAAATGCTTCCCCTTTAGTT contains:
- a CDS encoding TIGR00266 family protein, whose translation is MNNHEIDFKLYGDDMQFVEVELDPGETVVAEAGSLMMMEDHIEMETIFGDGSERQSGLVGKLFSAGKRVLTGESLFMTAFTNEGKVKKHVSFASPYPGKIIPMDLSEWEGKIICQKDAFLAAANGVSVGIELQRKLGTGFFGGEGFIMQKLEGDGLAFVHAGGTIHKKVLQPGETLRLDTGCLVAMTGDVDYNIEFVKGVKTALFGGEGLFFATLRGPGTVWVQSLPFSRLASRVFAAMPQTPGGSKGEGSMAKGLFDMFNGD
- a CDS encoding response regulator, translating into MKKILIVDDQYGIRVLLSELFKKEGYQTLQAANGMTAIELVKQECPDLVILDLKMPGMDGLEVFKNLKKFNEEVNVIFMTAYGELQLVQEFMKLGAITHFAKPFDIEEVCRTVKRVVPLDTKEMARTK
- a CDS encoding YtxH domain-containing protein; translated protein: MKDSKSSHDVKVEHEPAPEGYSSSTREVIRIDSSDPIKSESQFKGPAIAALAGSVVGAAAGVLLAPKAGKDLRNDISGGVTKAKDKSVEVSSNVKYKSTAFAQSVKTKSNDIVSKVKNRKSDSNQAEQPEEEALVSGYSIKRAAELDETEVPTSTVVNKDIEKIIVETEGAETFDDVIQRDVERTLERDPDHPETLDEAAELELKRTYNKDSK
- a CDS encoding DUF948 domain-containing protein gives rise to the protein MELILYLAVALIAIAFAVLSIFLIKVLRSTEKTLSNTAEMIDSLQGQIDGLSKETTMMLHKTNVLADEVQSKVGQFSPVFKSVQETGASLQNLTRSFSKLSKSVEKGVEARQGKAAEAANWGSTALTMWEKYRIKKSNIQAVKEEG
- a CDS encoding HD domain-containing protein, whose product is MKIIEKAVEFSAVAHDGQYRKGSTLPYFSHPVTVGFYLLEAGASEEAIAAGILHDVVEDTSITYENVKEEFGEIIGDLVEGCSEPDKSLSWEKRKSHTIDTLRTASFHVKQIACADKLHNLTTINYDYETEGERIWERFNRGKEMQRWYYESIYLSLLAGLSAKEAEFPLFSKLNEMIEMVFRD
- a CDS encoding DUF418 domain-containing protein, whose translation is MTKLTAVPTPTNERIQSIDAMRGLALLGIFFVNMIDFHSPWMYIDQLSYWGNQWNQFSMNMIDVLAQASFYPLFSFLFGYGFIILQNRLIARSTRFLPVMVRRLVFLFILGVMHFVLIWHGDILFTYSLCGFLLLLFIKLKGKHLLQIGIGMWLFYALVFFLLLLPFNGDEFTSHNPEAIQQSLLIYGSGSYMEILNQRLSDWTYVNGGINGVFLLFSIFPYFLIGAAFAKEGWFNGKQNNLLLVRKLFFIGAIGFIVKISPFVFDSYAFSHLQDSLGGPLVSLFYMSAIALIYYSGKTLKPLEWVGKMALTNYLFQSIVSTLIFYSYGLSLYGEIEVRTGILLLLGIFLLQIAFSRWWLLKYRYGPIEWLWRMVTYRRHFSLKRNQE